The following coding sequences are from one Terriglobales bacterium window:
- a CDS encoding YncE family protein encodes MRFSKAAVLLMMLPLSLFAAKLRQIAVLDISGRPGFETLAFAKGYLVMAHDGAAKVDIFDPAKRRFVAEISGIVSPRGVAVDDASGRVYIADAGTNSIDVINSSNWQVEERISLSRAPENLLLLPGTTNIVATNPYDRSLTLVSRQINREMQIVNIGGDPDLMAYDPIRNAIFVTVEDQNAVVAYPASLERDAKPLHTIKLKASQPTGIILIPTTRTLFVAVRFAVLALDADSGAELSRIPVAAGTDRLWLDSPGNTLYAASSDGTVTTMRVNGRQLQYDSELKTDVKGHSLAFDPERKLIYVPGGSEGRSKMVILKQFGALPMVSEEVATAAVSGTH; translated from the coding sequence ATGCGTTTTTCCAAAGCTGCCGTTTTGCTGATGATGTTGCCGCTGTCTCTATTTGCGGCCAAGTTGCGCCAGATTGCCGTGCTGGATATCTCCGGCCGTCCAGGTTTTGAGACGCTCGCCTTTGCCAAGGGTTACTTAGTGATGGCTCACGACGGGGCTGCAAAGGTCGATATCTTTGATCCTGCCAAGCGGCGGTTTGTCGCGGAAATTTCCGGCATCGTGAGCCCCCGCGGCGTAGCGGTTGACGACGCGAGCGGACGCGTTTACATCGCCGACGCTGGTACCAATTCAATCGACGTGATTAACAGCAGCAACTGGCAGGTGGAGGAACGCATTTCGCTTAGCCGAGCGCCGGAAAATTTGCTCCTTCTCCCCGGCACGACGAACATCGTAGCGACTAATCCTTACGACCGTTCGCTCACGCTGGTAAGCCGGCAGATCAATCGCGAAATGCAGATCGTCAATATCGGCGGCGATCCCGATCTGATGGCGTACGATCCGATTCGGAACGCTATCTTCGTTACGGTGGAAGATCAAAATGCGGTGGTCGCATATCCGGCATCCCTGGAACGCGACGCTAAGCCGCTGCACACGATCAAGTTGAAGGCTTCTCAACCAACGGGAATCATCCTGATTCCTACAACGCGCACGTTGTTCGTGGCCGTACGATTCGCGGTTCTCGCTCTCGACGCTGATTCCGGAGCCGAACTGAGCCGCATACCTGTGGCCGCTGGCACGGATCGCTTATGGCTGGATTCCCCTGGAAACACCCTCTATGCCGCATCGAGCGATGGCACTGTTACGACGATGCGAGTCAATGGCCGCCAGCTGCAGTACGACAGTGAATTGAAAACAGACGTAAAAGGCCATAGCCTAGCCTTCGATCCAGAGCGGAAACTGATCTATGTTCCTGGTGGCAGCGAGGGCAGGTCGAAGATGGTTATCCTCAAGCAGTTCGGTGCTTTGCCGATGGTCTCTGAAGAAGTAGCCACTGCGGCCGTGTCGGGAACCCACTAG
- a CDS encoding response regulator, whose product MPSFSETPTLFFSAEVESQSRSVNAKVQSRRILVIDDEASIADSLAEILTSHGFEARAFYAGQKAVDYAREQCPDIVLSDVVMPKLNGVDTVLALREICPSIRIFLFSGQAGTGNILQRARANGHEFELLPKPLHPDKLLKKLRS is encoded by the coding sequence GTGCCCTCTTTCTCCGAAACCCCGACGCTCTTTTTCAGTGCAGAAGTCGAATCGCAGTCTAGGTCGGTCAACGCCAAGGTCCAGTCTCGGCGTATTCTCGTAATCGATGACGAGGCCTCGATCGCAGATAGCTTGGCCGAGATTCTGACGTCGCACGGCTTCGAGGCACGTGCATTTTATGCGGGTCAGAAGGCTGTTGATTATGCCCGTGAGCAATGTCCGGATATCGTTTTATCCGACGTTGTGATGCCCAAACTAAACGGCGTCGACACAGTTCTTGCTCTACGTGAGATATGTCCGTCGATCCGCATCTTCCTCTTTTCCGGGCAGGCCGGCACTGGGAACATCTTGCAGCGCGCGCGTGCAAACGGCCATGAATTCGAACTGCTTCCCAAACCCCTGCACCCGGACAAGCTGCTGAAGAAGTTGCGTTCTTAG
- a CDS encoding rhodanese-like domain-containing protein — protein sequence MDYEIQPEEVKRLRDAGEEFTFLDCREPWEYQAAHIEGTKHIPMQDIPARLQELDPDDRIIVICHHGVRSMNVTAWLRQQGYEKAQSVSGGIDRWSRTVDSKVPTY from the coding sequence ATGGACTACGAAATCCAACCTGAAGAAGTAAAGCGCCTGCGCGATGCGGGCGAGGAGTTTACCTTTCTCGATTGTCGCGAGCCTTGGGAGTATCAGGCTGCCCATATCGAGGGCACGAAGCACATTCCCATGCAGGACATTCCGGCGCGCCTTCAGGAGCTTGATCCGGATGACCGCATCATCGTGATCTGCCACCACGGCGTGCGCTCGATGAACGTAACCGCCTGGCTGCGCCAGCAGGGATACGAAAAGGCGCAATCCGTCTCCGGCGGCATTGACCGCTGGTCACGGACCGTGGACTCCAAGGTTCCGACCTATTGA
- a CDS encoding enoyl-CoA hydratase/isomerase family protein: MPDSQSTRRIQLLSEPPFARVLLTHGKQNVIDVQMMEELAQALADIESESDISTIILSGVGEHFSAGVDIPSHTPDKAGEMLGKFHEVIRRLVRTTKVTLAVVRGYCLGGGAELAMVCDIVVTAESAHWGFPEIQLGCYPPVAAAALAAIVGQKRAAELVLTGRTFYGKEAAQLGLANRAVSIKLAEAVLDYEQRLKVLSPTALAHAKRALYSWDAAHFEKGLARAEDIYLKELIQTEDAREGILAWMEKRKPQWKGK; this comes from the coding sequence ATGCCAGACTCCCAATCAACGCGACGAATTCAACTCCTCAGCGAACCTCCCTTCGCGCGCGTGTTGCTGACCCATGGCAAGCAGAATGTCATCGACGTTCAGATGATGGAGGAGCTGGCCCAAGCTCTGGCGGACATTGAATCTGAATCCGACATCTCTACCATCATCCTCTCTGGAGTAGGTGAACATTTTTCTGCGGGCGTTGATATCCCCTCGCACACTCCCGACAAAGCTGGAGAGATGCTGGGGAAGTTTCACGAGGTTATTCGCCGACTCGTCCGAACGACGAAGGTGACACTCGCGGTCGTGCGTGGCTACTGCCTGGGCGGAGGCGCGGAATTGGCGATGGTGTGTGACATTGTTGTGACTGCGGAGAGCGCCCATTGGGGATTTCCTGAGATTCAGCTCGGTTGCTATCCCCCGGTTGCTGCGGCTGCCCTCGCGGCGATTGTGGGTCAGAAGCGCGCCGCAGAGCTGGTACTCACCGGACGCACCTTTTACGGCAAAGAAGCTGCACAGCTGGGCCTCGCGAACCGAGCAGTTTCCATCAAGTTGGCCGAAGCAGTGTTGGACTACGAACAGCGTCTAAAGGTCCTTAGCCCCACTGCGTTAGCCCACGCCAAGCGCGCTCTCTATTCCTGGGACGCCGCTCATTTCGAAAAGGGTCTGGCGCGTGCCGAAGATATCTACCTGAAAGAACTCATTCAGACTGAAGACGCGCGCGAAGGGATTCTCGCCTGGATGGAAAAGCGCAAACCGCAGTGGAAGGGAAAATAG
- a CDS encoding enoyl-CoA hydratase/isomerase family protein → MSAIIESAQKTLINYRTDAGIAILEINDPPANTYTYEMNRQLDEGILRARMDQDVYVIVLTGAGDKFFSAGANINMLTSVDPTYKYYFCLHANETLLRLENTPKLVIAAINGHCVGGGLEIAMAADIRIARKDAGKIGLPEVNLGVLPGTGGTQRLSRLVGKSKAIELMALGKTFMFAEAKELGIVNDVFERENFMPNVLEYARQFCPPNKAALAVGRIKRAVQSGWEIPIESGLALERENQQLLFESDDAKEGLNAYIEKRSAVFTAK, encoded by the coding sequence ATGTCCGCGATTATCGAATCAGCGCAAAAGACGTTGATTAACTACCGTACCGACGCCGGCATTGCCATTCTCGAAATCAACGATCCGCCAGCGAATACTTATACGTACGAGATGAACCGGCAGCTCGACGAAGGCATTCTGCGGGCGCGAATGGATCAGGATGTGTACGTGATCGTGCTCACCGGGGCCGGAGACAAATTCTTCTCGGCCGGCGCCAACATCAACATGCTCACTAGCGTCGACCCGACTTACAAGTACTATTTCTGCCTGCATGCGAACGAGACCTTGCTGAGATTGGAGAACACGCCGAAATTGGTGATTGCTGCGATCAATGGACACTGCGTCGGCGGTGGCCTTGAGATCGCGATGGCGGCGGATATTCGAATCGCGCGGAAGGACGCTGGCAAAATCGGTCTTCCCGAAGTGAACCTTGGAGTCCTGCCCGGCACAGGCGGAACGCAGCGACTGTCTCGGCTCGTGGGAAAATCGAAGGCCATTGAACTAATGGCATTGGGAAAGACGTTCATGTTTGCCGAAGCCAAGGAACTCGGTATCGTGAACGACGTCTTCGAGCGCGAAAACTTCATGCCAAATGTGCTCGAATATGCCCGTCAGTTCTGTCCTCCGAACAAGGCAGCGCTGGCTGTTGGTCGCATCAAGCGCGCGGTGCAGAGCGGGTGGGAGATACCGATCGAATCGGGCCTGGCTTTGGAGCGCGAGAACCAGCAACTTCTTTTCGAGAGTGACGACGCTAAAGAAGGACTCAACGCTTACATCGAGAAGCGTTCCGCAGTCTTCACCGCCAAATGA
- a CDS encoding sigma-54 dependent transcriptional regulator has product MPEKVLIVDDEEPARTGVAELVASWGYRTEMAKDGLEALDKVITWSPSIVVTDLAMPRMDGMELIQRLAEQPQELKVVVVTANAEISAAVEAMKMGAYDYITKPLDFKRLKAILQNASLLQDTERELEVTRRNLRNSGVLGRLVGKSKKMQEIFALVERVAPTTASILITGESGTGKEVVARTLHDLSSRKAKPFIAINCSAIPETLIESEIFGHEKGAFTGALERRAGCFELAEEGTLLLDEIGEMPIATQAKLLRVLEDKKFRRLGSKAETEANVRVLAATNKVPEEAVAAGQLRNDLYYRLNVFNIHMPPLREHKEDLPDLIEALLNDLNEKHGTDVSAVDESVMKTFQSYSWPGNVRELRNTIERAVILASGRVVEMKQLPPGFGTAQVRTAEMDPNAIHLGVGTTVEEAEKQLILRTLASTSNNKTRAAEILGISLKTLHNKLKEYGSNGSSAVEAASQ; this is encoded by the coding sequence ATGCCCGAGAAAGTACTGATCGTTGATGATGAAGAGCCTGCACGCACAGGCGTCGCTGAATTGGTGGCTTCATGGGGCTACCGCACAGAAATGGCCAAAGATGGACTTGAGGCCTTGGACAAGGTCATTACGTGGTCTCCCTCCATCGTAGTGACCGATCTGGCCATGCCACGTATGGATGGCATGGAACTGATTCAAAGGCTGGCCGAACAGCCCCAGGAGCTCAAAGTAGTCGTGGTTACCGCCAATGCTGAAATATCCGCGGCGGTAGAAGCGATGAAGATGGGAGCGTACGACTACATTACGAAGCCACTCGATTTCAAGCGTCTGAAGGCGATTCTGCAGAATGCGTCCTTGCTCCAGGATACCGAGCGCGAGCTCGAAGTTACTCGCAGGAACCTGCGCAATTCCGGTGTACTCGGCCGCTTGGTGGGGAAATCAAAGAAGATGCAGGAGATCTTCGCATTGGTTGAGCGCGTCGCTCCTACCACGGCGTCGATTCTCATTACGGGTGAGAGTGGAACGGGAAAAGAGGTAGTCGCGCGCACTCTGCATGATCTAAGTTCGCGAAAGGCGAAGCCTTTCATCGCAATCAACTGCTCGGCGATTCCGGAAACGCTCATCGAGAGCGAGATCTTCGGTCACGAAAAAGGAGCTTTCACTGGAGCTCTCGAGCGGCGGGCCGGATGTTTCGAGCTTGCGGAAGAAGGCACGCTGCTCCTGGATGAAATCGGCGAGATGCCCATTGCCACGCAAGCCAAACTGCTACGTGTCCTGGAAGACAAAAAGTTCCGGCGCCTGGGCAGCAAAGCTGAGACTGAAGCGAATGTTCGTGTGTTGGCGGCAACCAACAAAGTTCCAGAAGAGGCGGTTGCAGCGGGCCAGTTGAGGAACGATCTTTACTATCGGCTCAATGTGTTCAACATTCACATGCCCCCACTGCGCGAACACAAAGAGGATTTGCCTGATCTGATCGAAGCGTTACTGAATGATCTGAACGAGAAGCATGGCACGGATGTATCTGCGGTTGATGAGTCCGTAATGAAAACGTTTCAAAGTTACAGTTGGCCAGGAAATGTCCGCGAGCTGAGAAACACGATCGAGCGCGCCGTGATCCTGGCGAGCGGCAGAGTAGTGGAGATGAAGCAGTTACCGCCCGGATTCGGTACAGCGCAGGTGAGGACCGCAGAGATGGATCCCAACGCAATACATCTCGGCGTGGGAACAACCGTCGAAGAAGCGGAAAAGCAGTTGATTTTGCGTACACTGGCTAGCACAAGCAACAACAAGACACGGGCAGCAGAGATTTTGGGCATCAGCCTGAAGACTCTGCACAACAAACTGAAGGAGTACGGTTCCAACGGCAGCAGTGCGGTGGAAGCTGCCAGCCAGTAG
- a CDS encoding CoA-transferase yields MPKLRSMHDAVAEFVPDGASVALGLQLEQMIPFAAGHEMIRQERRDLRLIGPISDCLFDQLIGAGCVKDIVAAWVGNVMMGQAYNFRRAVEAGEVRVFNMTNFTIALGLQAGAMGVPFLPTRTAMGSDVPKGNHFFYQIISPFEPKETLLAVRAIVPDVTIVNVQRADAEGNAHCWGNFGVMVEAVRAAKKVIVVAEEIVDPEVIASDPNRTVIPGFLVSAVVHEPFGAHPSPVQGYYSRDNEFFRAYHSETKSPETFMQWRSKWVDGVQDRGEYLKLLGDQRINSLGVKKHAYSAPADYGY; encoded by the coding sequence ATGCCTAAACTTCGTTCCATGCACGACGCCGTCGCAGAGTTCGTACCCGATGGCGCGTCCGTCGCGCTTGGATTGCAGCTTGAGCAGATGATTCCGTTTGCTGCCGGTCATGAGATGATCCGACAGGAACGACGCGATCTGCGGCTGATTGGGCCCATCTCCGATTGCCTGTTCGATCAGCTCATTGGTGCAGGATGCGTGAAGGACATCGTTGCCGCCTGGGTCGGCAACGTCATGATGGGGCAAGCCTACAACTTTAGGCGCGCGGTCGAGGCCGGCGAGGTTCGCGTCTTCAACATGACAAACTTCACGATTGCGCTCGGCCTGCAGGCTGGAGCGATGGGTGTGCCTTTTTTGCCAACCCGGACAGCAATGGGTAGTGACGTACCTAAAGGCAATCACTTCTTCTATCAGATCATTTCCCCTTTTGAGCCAAAGGAGACGTTGCTCGCGGTGCGCGCAATCGTGCCCGACGTGACCATCGTCAACGTCCAGCGCGCGGATGCCGAGGGCAATGCACATTGCTGGGGAAACTTCGGAGTGATGGTTGAGGCAGTGCGCGCAGCGAAAAAAGTGATCGTCGTTGCGGAGGAGATTGTCGATCCGGAAGTGATCGCAAGCGACCCTAACCGCACGGTGATCCCCGGATTTCTCGTTTCGGCGGTCGTGCACGAGCCTTTCGGCGCTCATCCTTCGCCGGTGCAGGGCTATTACAGTCGCGATAATGAGTTCTTTCGCGCATATCACTCCGAAACGAAGAGCCCCGAAACTTTTATGCAGTGGCGATCAAAATGGGTTGATGGAGTGCAGGACCGCGGTGAATACTTGAAACTACTAGGAGACCAGCGCATAAACAGTCTGGGTGTGAAGAAGCACGCCTATTCTGCGCCTGCTGATTACGGATACTGA
- a CDS encoding (2Fe-2S)-binding protein, with protein sequence MKKELIELRVNGRRREVAIEPSKLLLDTLREDLQLTGSKRGCDDSSCGACTVLVDGTPMLSCTIIAASFSTDEEGQAPEITTVEGVAEHGAMAAIQKAYGDWGGAQCGYCTPGFIMTVKALLERNPEPSDEDIRHALSGNLCRCTGYTQMYQAIKAAIRAEQEGIAAARR encoded by the coding sequence ATGAAAAAAGAGCTAATCGAACTGCGAGTGAATGGCCGAAGGCGCGAAGTCGCCATCGAGCCCTCGAAGCTGCTGCTCGACACCCTTCGCGAGGACCTTCAGCTTACCGGTTCGAAGCGTGGCTGCGACGACTCGTCATGCGGTGCCTGCACGGTACTGGTCGACGGCACTCCGATGCTCTCGTGCACGATTATCGCTGCTTCGTTCTCGACGGACGAGGAGGGCCAGGCCCCCGAGATCACGACCGTAGAAGGCGTTGCCGAGCACGGCGCTATGGCGGCGATCCAGAAGGCGTACGGAGATTGGGGAGGGGCCCAGTGTGGATATTGCACGCCCGGGTTCATCATGACTGTGAAGGCCCTGCTCGAGCGCAATCCCGAACCGAGCGACGAAGACATTCGCCACGCCCTTAGCGGCAACCTCTGCCGCTGCACTGGCTATACGCAGATGTATCAGGCCATCAAAGCCGCGATTCGCGCCGAGCAGGAAGGGATCGCTGCGGCGAGAAGATAG
- a CDS encoding CoA-transferase — MSYTLGELMVAATAREIRDREVVFVGMRLPLIAFVVAKHTHAPNCVGLFENGVIRTQPAPELIYTMADPPNLLNATQCLDMLGVMSLLQSGRVDLGFLGAAEVDRFGNLNSTQVQGKQGIVRLPGSGGACDIASLAHRFVAMIDHEKHRLPERVSYITSPGNGNGAGFRKRAGLPRGGPSAVITTKAVLRFGEDGEAYLHSHHPDVAIDNVIAATGWKLRVPQDVGETRPPTAAELKSIREYDKEGFWTS, encoded by the coding sequence ATGAGCTATACGCTCGGCGAACTGATGGTTGCAGCGACCGCGCGCGAGATTCGCGATCGAGAAGTCGTCTTCGTCGGTATGCGCTTGCCGCTTATTGCGTTTGTAGTGGCCAAGCACACTCATGCGCCGAATTGCGTAGGGCTGTTCGAGAACGGAGTAATCCGCACCCAACCTGCGCCAGAATTGATCTACACGATGGCGGATCCGCCGAATCTGTTGAACGCTACGCAATGTCTGGACATGCTTGGTGTGATGAGTCTGCTTCAGTCTGGCCGCGTTGATCTCGGATTTCTGGGTGCTGCTGAAGTGGATCGTTTCGGGAATCTTAATTCCACACAGGTTCAGGGTAAACAGGGAATCGTGCGCCTGCCGGGCTCTGGAGGCGCATGCGATATCGCGTCGCTGGCGCATCGCTTTGTCGCCATGATCGACCATGAGAAGCATCGTCTGCCGGAGCGCGTGTCCTACATCACGAGTCCCGGTAATGGGAATGGAGCCGGATTCCGCAAGCGCGCTGGCCTTCCGCGTGGCGGTCCTTCAGCAGTGATCACGACTAAAGCAGTACTTCGCTTCGGTGAAGACGGCGAGGCATACTTGCATTCGCATCACCCGGACGTGGCAATCGATAACGTGATTGCCGCGACGGGATGGAAGCTTCGAGTGCCCCAAGACGTAGGTGAAACGCGACCGCCCACAGCGGCAGAGCTCAAATCAATTCGTGAGTATGACAAAGAGGGATTCTGGACCTCCTGA
- a CDS encoding ATP-binding protein — MRLKTKLVIAISLMVVAVVVTLSTIYVAQLVHHVINDGVSDGEFAVNQIVHFTRGAIDRDLNATRIDPSDQKQVNDFVEESLQMDGGLNDLLESQIGYSKIISDASVVGPDGRAILHSDFLLVGKPVPDRPDFHELARARFWRQLQLVYGPIKTYAIKIPLDRNNQPFGSAQVGISSVFIKNTLQDSLNRALTFSAIAILVTLILAAGLSNFALRPLAAISRRLDEMSAGAIVTAPPTELTRTDEYGNVSSKIERIGRQMRTVNEVFTALQENVDQIMANLQDGLMLFTQDQRAVLVSASIESFLGKPRAEMLGSYAEQIFSRHTQLGRAVLNAFAAHEPMNMREMTGDNGTEVQVSLDFIEEDGQQLGGLLTMRDMESVRKIEGEIEVSRRMANIGKLTSGVAHEVKNPINSIVVHLEILRNKLHEPDADTQRHMDVIGAEIQRLDRVVQTLVDFTRPVDLRLAETDLRTLVEQVAFVAKPDCERQGVHVETEIGAEPLPAKVDIDLMKQALLNIVINGAQAMENGGTLTLRTLRSDGEAQLEIQDTGPGIAPAIRDKIFNLYFTTKKSGSGIGLAMTYRILQLHNGSVHFDTRSGEGTTFYLNLPLVSSEQGQQRDLVAQS, encoded by the coding sequence ATGCGACTAAAGACCAAGTTGGTAATCGCAATCAGCCTGATGGTGGTTGCGGTGGTCGTAACGCTTTCGACCATCTACGTCGCGCAGCTTGTTCACCACGTAATCAACGACGGTGTAAGTGACGGCGAATTTGCGGTCAACCAGATTGTGCACTTCACGCGCGGCGCGATCGACCGGGATCTCAACGCTACCCGAATCGATCCCTCGGATCAGAAGCAGGTGAATGATTTCGTCGAAGAGAGCCTGCAGATGGATGGTGGACTCAACGATCTGCTTGAGTCTCAGATCGGCTATTCCAAGATCATCAGTGACGCTTCAGTAGTCGGACCCGATGGTCGCGCGATTCTCCATAGCGACTTTCTTCTGGTCGGCAAACCGGTGCCCGACCGGCCAGACTTTCATGAGCTCGCGCGTGCGCGTTTCTGGCGTCAACTGCAACTTGTCTACGGCCCGATTAAGACCTACGCCATCAAGATCCCGCTCGATCGCAACAACCAGCCTTTTGGGTCGGCGCAGGTTGGCATCTCTTCGGTATTTATCAAGAACACGCTTCAAGACTCTTTGAACCGCGCTCTAACGTTTTCCGCCATCGCAATTCTGGTCACATTGATCCTCGCTGCGGGACTCTCGAACTTCGCGCTTCGTCCGCTGGCCGCGATCTCGCGCCGCCTGGATGAGATGAGCGCAGGCGCAATCGTGACGGCACCTCCGACCGAACTCACTCGAACCGACGAATACGGCAACGTCAGCTCGAAGATTGAACGCATTGGAAGGCAGATGCGCACGGTGAACGAGGTCTTTACGGCGCTGCAGGAGAACGTCGATCAAATCATGGCCAATCTTCAGGATGGTCTGATGCTGTTCACACAAGACCAGCGCGCTGTCCTAGTAAGCGCCTCGATCGAGTCGTTTCTCGGCAAGCCTCGTGCGGAAATGTTGGGAAGTTATGCAGAGCAGATTTTTTCGCGCCACACCCAGCTTGGTCGCGCCGTGTTGAATGCTTTCGCCGCCCACGAGCCCATGAACATGCGAGAGATGACCGGCGACAATGGCACTGAGGTGCAGGTCTCACTGGATTTCATCGAGGAGGACGGCCAGCAATTGGGCGGGCTGCTCACCATGCGCGACATGGAGTCGGTGCGTAAGATCGAAGGCGAGATCGAAGTTTCCCGCCGTATGGCCAACATCGGCAAGCTGACCTCTGGCGTGGCCCACGAAGTGAAGAATCCGATCAACTCCATCGTTGTGCATTTGGAGATTCTGCGCAATAAGCTGCATGAACCCGATGCCGACACGCAAAGACATATGGATGTTATCGGCGCGGAAATTCAAAGGCTCGACCGCGTAGTTCAAACTCTCGTGGACTTCACGCGCCCGGTGGACCTGCGGCTGGCCGAGACAGACCTTCGCACATTGGTCGAGCAAGTTGCGTTCGTCGCAAAACCAGATTGCGAGCGTCAGGGAGTACACGTCGAAACCGAAATAGGCGCCGAGCCACTGCCGGCTAAGGTTGATATCGACTTGATGAAGCAAGCGCTGCTCAATATCGTGATCAATGGAGCGCAGGCAATGGAAAATGGAGGAACCCTCACGCTCCGAACTCTGCGCTCCGATGGTGAAGCTCAACTTGAGATCCAGGACACAGGTCCGGGCATAGCGCCGGCGATCCGCGACAAGATCTTCAACCTTTACTTCACCACCAAAAAAAGTGGCAGCGGCATCGGTCTGGCGATGACGTATCGCATCCTCCAGTTGCATAATGGATCAGTGCACTTCGATACCCGCAGCGGTGAAGGCACAACGTTTTACCTAAATCTCCCGTTAGTTAGCTCCGAGCAGGGACAGCAGCGCGATCTGGTGGCACAGTCATAA